ACGATTCCCGAATAGCGAACAACGAATCTCGGATCCCAGTTTCCTAATCCCGATCACAGTTCCAGCGCTTCAGTCATCTCATCGCCCTGGAAAAGCCTGATGCCATTTTCACGGGCCCGCTTCAGGAAATCTCCACTGTCGAGACAGGCCTCCGGCGGCAGGACGCCGGTAGCCGTTATCGTTCCTTCGAGGAGCATCTGAACGGCGATCGAAGCGGGAATACCGGTGAGCACATCCATGTGAGCGACGGCACCGTATGCAAGATGCACCCGTTTTCCATCCTTTTTCCCCGTTGTATCGACCCGGCAGGCCGAAGCCGTTTCCGGCGGTTTGTCGATCTTTTCAAAAACCGGCAGCAGCGGGTTGACGATGGCGCCCAGAAAATCCTTTCCCGAACGGGTATTGATAATCCGCAGGAAGGACAGGACCTTGCCGAGCACGTTGAAATAATCCTCCACCAGCCCGCCTTTGAGAGTGACGTTCTGTGCTTCGATGTGCCGGGGGATCGTCACCGGTTCAGGGTGGCCCAAGTGAAAAACATTGACCATTCCCACCGGTGCGGGAAATCTTATAAGTTCCCGTCCGGAGCCCGCGGGAATGCGAAGGGTCCTGCCGTTCTGGAAGGAAGGAACGACCCCGGCGAAAATATGGAACGTATGGAGCGTGACGGCCTTGCCGACGGTGTCCGAGGCATGACATCCCCAGGCGACGGCGATGGTTTCGACCTCGTCGAATAAAGCGGTTGCCTTTCTCGCGAGCATATTCGTCACGCCCGGCGTCCATCCCACGCCGGTGATGAGCGTCAGACCCTTTTCCCGGGCGGCTTCGTCGAGCCGCAATATCCCCTCTGCGGCATCGTAATCATCACAGATGCTGACATAGTGAACACCCGCTTCGATGCAGGCCCTGGCGATCCTTACTTCGTATTTGTAAAAGGGACCGATGGTTCCCAGCGCCACAGTGTGGCCTCTCATGGTTTCCACGAGGTTTGTGTGATCATTTGCGTCGACTTTTACCGCTCGGCACTTGGTTCCCAAAGAGCGTGCAAGCTGTTGTGCCTCACCAATGTTGAAGTCCGCGATAGTGATTTCCTTTACTATGTCACGGGAGGCGAGGTCCTGCACCGCCCGCCGCCCCATGGCTCCCGATCCCCCCAGCGCGATTACTTTCATGACTCCCTCCTTTGTTGGAAGAATGATCCCC
The Deltaproteobacteria bacterium genome window above contains:
- a CDS encoding saccharopine dehydrogenase NADP-binding domain-containing protein, which encodes MKVIALGGSGAMGRRAVQDLASRDIVKEITIADFNIGEAQQLARSLGTKCRAVKVDANDHTNLVETMRGHTVALGTIGPFYKYEVRIARACIEAGVHYVSICDDYDAAEGILRLDEAAREKGLTLITGVGWTPGVTNMLARKATALFDEVETIAVAWGCHASDTVGKAVTLHTFHIFAGVVPSFQNGRTLRIPAGSGRELIRFPAPVGMVNVFHLGHPEPVTIPRHIEAQNVTLKGGLVEDYFNVLGKVLSFLRIINTRSGKDFLGAIVNPLLPVFEKIDKPPETASACRVDTTGKKDGKRVHLAYGAVAHMDVLTGIPASIAVQMLLEGTITATGVLPPEACLDSGDFLKRARENGIRLFQGDEMTEALEL